The proteins below come from a single Aegilops tauschii subsp. strangulata cultivar AL8/78 chromosome 6, Aet v6.0, whole genome shotgun sequence genomic window:
- the LOC109744193 gene encoding pathogenesis-related protein PR-4-like, with translation MATEVAVVPGTRTPVSVLVLMALTVVCLSANGAAAQQASGVAATYNLYNPEKINWDLRAASVFCATWDADMPLAWRQRYGWTAFCGPAGAHGQPSCGRCLQVTNRATGARTVARVVDQCANGGLDLDAAVFQQIDTDRGGAANGHLVVDYEFVGCQD, from the exons ATGGCGACGGAGGTCGCCGTTGTTCCTGGCACGAGGACGCCGGTGTCAGTGCTGGTTCTCATGGCACTGACCGTGGTCTGCCTATCCGCAAACGGCGCGGCGGCGCAGCAGGCAAGCGGCGTGGCGGCGACGTACAACCTGTacaacccagagaagatcaactGGGACCTGCGCGCCGCCAGCGTCTTCTGCGCGACGTGGGACGCCGACATGCCGCTGGCGTGGCGGCAGAGGTACGGCTGGACGGCGTTCTGCGGCCCCGCCGGCGCGCACGGCCAGCCGTCCTGCGGCCGCTGCCTCCAG GTGACGAACAGGGCGACGGGGGCGCGTACGGTGGCGAGGGTGGTGGACCAGTGCGCCAATGGCGGGCTCGACCTTGACGCTGCCGTGTTCCAGCAGATCGACACCGACAGAGGCGGCGCCGCCAACGGCCACCTCGTCGTCGACTATGAGTTCGTCGGCTGCCAAGACTAA